One stretch of Myxococcota bacterium DNA includes these proteins:
- a CDS encoding ABC transporter permease, with amino-acid sequence MLWSMVRLALLAIRRNVLRSSLTVLGIVIGVAAVITMTTIGAGATAKVTADIASLGTNMLMVRPGQGYGPGGARADAPPFKIEDADAIQREIYGVAAVAPTAQKQVQAISSAKNWSTTATGGTASFLIVRNWDLAGGRAFTEGEERAGKALCILGETVRRELFGAADPVGQRIRLGKLTCQIIGLLAPKGESSFGQDQDDVVLVPLRWLQRTLVGNT; translated from the coding sequence ATGCTGTGGTCGATGGTGCGGCTGGCGCTGCTCGCCATACGCAGAAATGTGTTGCGCTCGTCGCTCACGGTGCTGGGCATCGTGATCGGCGTGGCCGCGGTGATCACCATGACCACGATCGGCGCGGGCGCCACGGCCAAGGTCACCGCCGACATCGCCAGCCTGGGCACCAACATGCTCATGGTGCGCCCGGGCCAGGGCTACGGGCCGGGCGGCGCCCGCGCCGACGCCCCGCCCTTCAAGATCGAGGACGCCGACGCGATCCAGCGCGAGATCTACGGCGTGGCTGCGGTCGCGCCCACCGCCCAGAAGCAGGTGCAGGCGATCTCGTCGGCCAAGAACTGGTCGACCACGGCGACGGGCGGGACCGCGTCGTTCCTGATCGTGCGCAACTGGGACCTGGCGGGCGGCCGCGCCTTCACGGAGGGCGAAGAGCGCGCCGGCAAGGCGCTGTGCATCCTGGGCGAGACGGTGCGCCGCGAGCTGTTCGGCGCGGCCGATCCCGTGGGCCAGCGCATCCGGCTGGGCAAGCTCACCTGTCAGATCATCGGCCTGCTCGCTCCCAAGGGTGAGTCGAGCTTCGGCCAGGACCAGGACGACGTGGTGCTCGTGCCGCTGCGCTGGCTGCAGCGCACGCTGGTCGGCAACAC